Below is a window of Cytophaga hutchinsonii ATCC 33406 DNA.
TGCTGCGAATTATAATCCAGCGTGTTGAACAGCTCAAACAGCAGGGGCGTGGCAATGTCTGCCCCGGTAAGTTCATGTACACCGGTGGCATCAAAATTGCCCACCCATACACCAATGGTATATTTCTGGTTGTAGCCGATACACCAGGCATCCTTGCGGCCAAACGAAGTGCCGGTTTTCCAGGCAATGTGCGGTATGTGAAAACTGCTCTGCATGTTGTTGGGCAGGTCGGGGCGGGTAATCTGCGTTAAGATCTCCGAGATCATATACGCCGAAGATTCGGAGAGCACGCGGCTGGCCAGGCTGTCAGCGTCCTGCTGCAGGGTTGCGTAGTGATAGCGTATGCCGTGCTGCGCAAAAACCGTATACAGGTGTGTGAGCTCTTCCAGCGTTACGCCGCAGCCCCCCAGCGATACCGAGAGGCCCAGGTGTGCCTGGTCGCGTTTGATCTGCTTAAAGCCGTTCTTGGCCAGCACCTGCGTAAAGGCATTGGGCGTGATCTGTTCAATGGTTTTCACCGCCGGTATGTTCAGCGAATAGGCCAGTGCTTTTTCAACCGATACCAGCCCGTTAAAGTGTTCATCAAAGTTGGTGGGTACATAGCCGTCAAAATTGGTGGGAATATCTTCAATCACCCTTTTGGGCGTAAGCAGTCCTTTGTCAAAAGCCATGCCGTAGATAAAGGGTTTCAGTGTGCTGCCCGGCGAGCGGATGGCGTTTACGCCGTCTACCTGTCCGTCGTGTTCGCTGTCGTAAAAATCATTGGCGCCGATATAGGCTTCCATGCGGCGGGTTTCATTGTTGTAGATAACCAGCGCGCTGTTGTGTATGCCCAGCTGGCGTATGCGTGCCATGTAGTTGGTCAGGATCAGCTGTGCGCGTTCCTGCGTGGTTACTTTAAGGGTGGTGCCGATCTCCGTTGCCTTCGGGTATTTTTTATGCAGGCGTATGCTCAGGTGCGGCGCCCGTTTGGGCAGCGGCTTGCGGCTGGCGTATACATCTTCTTTCAGCGCGTCCTGTATGCGCTGGGGTTCAAAGATACCTGCTTCGCCAAACCGTTTCAGCCATTTGTTGCGTTCCGTTTTCAGCAGCGCGCGGCTGCGCTGCGGGTTAAGCGATACGGGGCGGTTGGGTATAATGGTGAGCGAAACAATTTGCGCCAGGCTCAGCTGCTCCGGCGATTTCTGGAAGTACAGCAGCGAGGCCGCTTTTACCCCTTCAATGTTAGAGCCGTAGGGCACAAAATTAATATACAGCTCCAGGATCTCTTCTTTGCTGTATACCCATTCGTATTGCAGGGCCCGGAAGGCTTCAATGATTTTGTTCAGATAGGTACGTTCCCGTGGTTCCAGCAGGCGCACCACCTGCATGGTAATGGTAGAGGCGCCGGAGGTTTTCTTCAGATGAAGGGTATTGTTGAAAGCCGCCCGCATCAGCGCCAGTACATTGATACCCGGGTGGTAATAAAAATAGTTGTCTTCTTTATGAATGAAGGCCGTCTTCAGGTCGGGGTGCAGCTCACGCGTGCTGATCTTAAAGCGCCATTTATCGTCGCGGCTTAAGAAGGCATGAATCACCTCATTTTTGTCGCCTGTAACCACCGTTGAATAGGAGGGCACCGGCGGCAGCGGAAATAAGGCGTTGAGGATAAAAAACAACAGCACCAGGCCTGCTGTGATTGCTGCAAACCTGGTGACGTGTTTTTTGTATGCGGTAAAAAAGGTACGGATCGGGTGCATGCAATTATTTTTCCGTCACGGTTATGGTTCCCAAACCATTGTAGGAATGGTATTCACCGTTGTACATGGCATCGGCGCTGCATGGCCCCAGTTTGAATGTACCCACACTTACCGCGCGCACCATATAGTAATAGTACTGCGTTGTGTTGGTTGCGGTAACAAACATATTGATGCGGTCGTCGCGGATATCAAAGTGTTCGGGGGTAGCGGCGTTTTTGATCCAGCCTGCATCCGAATAGTCATTCAGCCTTGGGTTCTCAATTTCAAAACCGGCCGGCAGCATATCGGTCAGTACCACATTCTGCACGTGTGAGCCATCGGTAGAGCTCACCGCGATGCGTACCACCACCAGGTCATTCTGTTTAAAACGGTTGCCCGTAATTGCGTTGCCGTTGCGGTCGTAGAACTGTCTGCGTACACTCAGGTAGCTGTCTTCTTCTTTCACCTTGCCGGTTTCGCTGATCCCTTCCGCTTCCCATGAATAGTAAATGGTGCCGGTACCTTTGGCGTTGATGGTAACGGTTTTGTTCGATTGGTTTTTAGTCGTAAGGAAGGTGCTGCCGGTAAATGTACCCAGCACGCCATCCGTGCTTCTGATATCGGCAGTGGCCGTACCTGCCGCATTCTTACGGGCAATCTTGCCCAGCGCAATCAGCGCAAAGGCATTTTCCTGCGTGTTCAGATAGCGGCGGTGCTTTAATTCATCGCTCAGGTGTTTGGTCATGATGCCGATCTGCGGGTTGTTCGGATCGTTTTCAACCAAGGCATCCAGCGCAATGGCCATATCGCGCACATAGCTGTAATAGCTGCCGCCAAAGCTGTTGATCGATTTTTCATTGTCAAACGATTTCGGGCTCAACGTACGGTACGATCCCTGGTCGCCGGTGCGCAGGTAGGTAGAAGCCAGTAAATAACGGCTGTCTACGGCCAGCAGATCCGGGTTGCTCTTATAGAAGTTCATCACCGAAACATCCTGCTGGTTGTTCAGGCTCAGTACATACAGCGAGTAGAAGATCTCTTTCGCCGCGATTACCCGGTTTGCTTTTTTGCCGGCACCGTCATAATAGTAATAGGTATACT
It encodes the following:
- the pbpC gene encoding penicillin-binding protein 1C produces the protein MHPIRTFFTAYKKHVTRFAAITAGLVLLFFILNALFPLPPVPSYSTVVTGDKNEVIHAFLSRDDKWRFKISTRELHPDLKTAFIHKEDNYFYYHPGINVLALMRAAFNNTLHLKKTSGASTITMQVVRLLEPRERTYLNKIIEAFRALQYEWVYSKEEILELYINFVPYGSNIEGVKAASLLYFQKSPEQLSLAQIVSLTIIPNRPVSLNPQRSRALLKTERNKWLKRFGEAGIFEPQRIQDALKEDVYASRKPLPKRAPHLSIRLHKKYPKATEIGTTLKVTTQERAQLILTNYMARIRQLGIHNSALVIYNNETRRMEAYIGANDFYDSEHDGQVDGVNAIRSPGSTLKPFIYGMAFDKGLLTPKRVIEDIPTNFDGYVPTNFDEHFNGLVSVEKALAYSLNIPAVKTIEQITPNAFTQVLAKNGFKQIKRDQAHLGLSVSLGGCGVTLEELTHLYTVFAQHGIRYHYATLQQDADSLASRVLSESSAYMISEILTQITRPDLPNNMQSSFHIPHIAWKTGTSFGRKDAWCIGYNQKYTIGVWVGNFDATGVHELTGADIATPLLFELFNTLDYNSQQHWFFKPKELGLRTVCTYSGLPMGPHCTESMIDQYIPKVSTNAVCMHLKEYTVAANGQYSYCTSCIPDGGYTVKLYPNLSVALADFYDSQHIPYEKPPVHNPMCIRVMEEQHPKIVMPVANKEYLIERAVPTELQLKSIVPNDVRKVYWYINGRFYQEAGPKDEVFFLPQEGVTKIACSDDQGRNSSIKITVGFY